In Chloracidobacterium sp., the following proteins share a genomic window:
- a CDS encoding pseudouridine-5'-phosphate glycosidase: MEFTINQTVNDALRDKRPVVALESTVIAHGLPYPQNIETARKCEAAVREGGAVPATIAVFDGEFCVGLSSEQIERLASEKDVRKISRRDLPIAVGNRLTCATTVATTAFIAHRAGIRVFATGGIGGVHRGYSADVSADLPELAQTPITVVCSGAKAILDLSATREWLETHGITVLGWQCDTMPAFYSGESSLPVDQRVDTAEQAATIIRARDELEMAGAVLVTVPVPVEFTIPSAELEAMVSDALRRAEAENVSGKAITPFLLAEMSRSTAGRTLAANIALLENNARVAAAIAAALSEPPA, from the coding sequence ATGGAATTCACTATCAACCAAACAGTGAATGACGCCCTTCGGGACAAGAGGCCGGTTGTCGCCCTCGAATCCACTGTAATCGCCCACGGGTTGCCCTATCCGCAGAACATAGAAACAGCCCGAAAATGTGAGGCGGCCGTGCGTGAAGGCGGCGCAGTTCCGGCGACGATCGCAGTGTTTGACGGCGAGTTTTGCGTCGGGCTGTCGAGCGAGCAGATCGAGCGGTTGGCGAGTGAGAAGGACGTGAGAAAGATCTCGCGACGCGACCTGCCGATCGCGGTCGGCAATCGCCTTACGTGTGCGACAACGGTTGCGACGACCGCGTTCATTGCTCATCGCGCGGGGATTCGCGTGTTTGCGACCGGCGGGATCGGCGGCGTGCATCGCGGCTATTCGGCAGACGTTTCGGCAGACCTGCCTGAATTGGCACAGACGCCGATCACAGTGGTTTGTTCAGGGGCGAAGGCTATACTCGATCTTTCCGCCACACGCGAATGGCTTGAGACGCACGGCATTACCGTGCTCGGCTGGCAATGCGATACCATGCCCGCCTTCTATAGCGGCGAGAGCAGTTTGCCGGTCGATCAGCGAGTAGATACCGCGGAGCAGGCGGCGACGATCATTAGGGCCCGTGACGAATTGGAAATGGCCGGTGCCGTGCTCGTGACCGTGCCGGTGCCGGTCGAGTTTACGATACCGTCCGCCGAGCTTGAGGCGATGGTCTCGGACGCGTTGCGGCGGGCCGAGGCCGAGAATGTTTCGGGCAAAGCCATCACGCCGTTCCTGCTCGCCGAGATGTCGCGCTCGACCGCAGGCCGAACGCTGGCGGCGAATATTGCGCTCCTTGAGAACAACGCTCGCGTGGCGGCGGCGATAGCGGCGGCACTGTCGGAACCGCCTGCGTAA
- a CDS encoding SH3 domain-containing protein: protein MKKIGLIIIVTAGLCATMSAQKKSAGVAAKPRVAATKSAEIGQSAIVIDETLSVLRKNPSLFSEAVHRMSRGRKVQILGVTEADGVKFYKVTVPPKNFGWVQADAVFGKFRASDEDRLSKLVQASSGFDQIEIAQQFFALYPNSTTKPALLLLYGDLLEEAAAKLSKEAASRLVRREMAASAAPMHSYYLNFSYLDRYRKLGVTFLFDPGTRQYHYDGASWKEVASRFATSAQAAEANKRLETLKMRMEKK, encoded by the coding sequence ATGAAAAAGATTGGTCTGATAATTATTGTGACCGCCGGACTTTGCGCGACGATGTCTGCTCAAAAGAAGTCCGCGGGTGTCGCCGCAAAACCTCGCGTCGCCGCGACAAAGTCAGCGGAGATCGGCCAATCGGCGATCGTGATCGATGAGACGCTGTCAGTCCTCAGAAAAAACCCGAGCCTATTCTCAGAGGCGGTCCACCGAATGAGCCGCGGCCGAAAGGTGCAGATCCTCGGCGTCACCGAGGCCGACGGTGTGAAATTTTACAAGGTTACGGTCCCGCCGAAAAACTTCGGCTGGGTGCAGGCCGATGCGGTATTTGGTAAATTTCGGGCCTCGGACGAAGATCGCCTCTCAAAGCTCGTCCAGGCATCAAGCGGCTTTGACCAGATCGAGATCGCCCAGCAATTCTTTGCTCTTTATCCTAATTCTACGACCAAACCCGCACTCTTGTTACTCTATGGCGACCTGCTTGAGGAAGCCGCCGCAAAGCTCTCAAAAGAGGCCGCGAGTCGTCTCGTCCGTCGTGAAATGGCGGCATCCGCGGCACCGATGCACAGTTACTATCTGAATTTCAGCTATCTCGATCGCTATCGTAAGCTCGGCGTGACCTTCCTTTTTGATCCCGGGACGCGGCAATACCACTATGACGGCGCAAGCTGGAAAGAGGTCGCGTCGCGGTTTGCGACATCGGCGCAGGCCGCCGAAGCAAACAAGCGTCTCGAAACATTAAAAATGCGAATGGAAAAGAAGTAG
- the ruvC gene encoding crossover junction endodeoxyribonuclease RuvC, producing MRVLGIDPGSETLGWGVVDGSGTKYTLVEFGTVCSNPKEAFSKRLLNIYNGVADVIERHSPDVLSVEDTFYAVNVGVALKLGQVRGTMLLLAEQWGIEIAEYAPRLVKQTVVGYGNAEKQQVQQMVKALLGMKEPPKPLDAADALAIAICHFHHCGPIGRLTATR from the coding sequence ATGCGCGTTTTAGGGATCGATCCGGGCAGTGAAACGCTCGGCTGGGGCGTCGTTGACGGCAGCGGGACGAAATACACCCTCGTCGAGTTTGGCACCGTCTGCTCTAACCCAAAAGAGGCTTTCTCAAAACGCCTGCTCAACATCTACAACGGCGTGGCCGACGTAATCGAACGTCATTCGCCCGACGTGCTGTCGGTCGAAGACACGTTTTACGCGGTAAATGTCGGCGTGGCGTTAAAACTCGGCCAGGTCCGCGGCACGATGCTGCTGCTCGCGGAACAATGGGGCATTGAGATCGCCGAATATGCTCCGCGGCTTGTCAAACAAACTGTTGTCGGCTATGGCAACGCGGAAAAGCAGCAGGTCCAGCAAATGGTCAAGGCTCTGCTCGGCATGAAGGAACCGCCAAAACCGCTTGACGCGGCGGACGCGCTGGCGATAGCGATCTGCCACTTTCACCACTGCGGCCCGATCGGCCGTCTGACGGCGACACGATGA
- the fahA gene encoding fumarylacetoacetase, with amino-acid sequence MYEINETHDPELRSWVESANDPGTDFPIQNLPFCVFWPDDEEEGHPRLAVAIGDKVFDLFGAIRECLFGHGFDDLLFDVDMCEPTFISNVFGPEALLHLRLAAMAALADSASATTIKAAQHLLVPMNSVEFEMPFSISDYTDFYCSIFHATNVGAMFRPDNPLLPNYKYVPIGYHGRASSIVVSGTDIKRPHGQNRSDAEKPPVFIPAKSLDYEMELGFFVGRGNEMGTAIPIGAAEEHIFGVCLVNDWSARDIQAWEYQPLGPFLAKNFATTISPFVVTMEALAPFRTKAFERDPDDPQPLDYLNDEQNQKFGGLDINLEVYIQTEKMRSENIEPHILSRSNTKDLYWTVGQMLTHHASNGCNLQTGDLIASGTVSGREKSERGCLLELTWRGTEPIDLPSGEQRRFLEDGDEVIMKGYCERDGFRRIGFGECRGRVLPADQ; translated from the coding sequence ATGTACGAGATAAACGAGACACATGACCCGGAGTTGAGGAGTTGGGTCGAGAGCGCTAACGATCCGGGGACGGATTTTCCGATACAGAATTTGCCGTTTTGTGTCTTCTGGCCAGACGATGAAGAGGAAGGTCATCCCCGGCTTGCCGTAGCGATCGGCGACAAGGTCTTTGATCTATTTGGAGCTATTCGCGAATGCCTCTTCGGTCACGGGTTCGACGACCTTCTGTTTGATGTCGACATGTGCGAGCCTACGTTTATCTCTAACGTATTCGGGCCCGAGGCGTTATTGCACCTGCGCCTTGCGGCGATGGCAGCACTCGCTGATTCTGCAAGTGCGACCACGATCAAAGCGGCGCAACACCTGCTCGTGCCGATGAATAGCGTAGAGTTTGAAATGCCATTCTCAATCAGCGACTACACCGACTTCTACTGCTCGATCTTTCATGCGACCAATGTTGGGGCGATGTTTCGGCCGGACAATCCCTTATTGCCGAATTATAAGTATGTGCCGATCGGGTATCATGGGCGGGCTTCGTCGATCGTGGTGTCGGGGACGGACATCAAGCGGCCGCATGGGCAGAATCGGTCGGATGCGGAGAAGCCGCCGGTGTTTATTCCGGCTAAGAGCCTCGATTACGAGATGGAGCTGGGCTTTTTTGTCGGGCGTGGGAACGAGATGGGCACGGCGATACCGATAGGCGCGGCCGAGGAGCATATCTTTGGGGTGTGCCTGGTCAACGACTGGTCGGCGCGAGACATACAGGCTTGGGAATACCAGCCGCTTGGGCCGTTTTTGGCGAAGAATTTCGCGACGACGATCTCGCCGTTTGTCGTAACGATGGAGGCGTTGGCTCCGTTTCGGACGAAGGCGTTCGAGCGCGACCCAGACGATCCGCAGCCTTTGGATTACCTGAATGACGAGCAGAACCAGAAATTCGGCGGGCTCGACATCAATCTTGAGGTCTATATCCAGACCGAAAAGATGAGGAGCGAGAATATCGAGCCGCACATCCTGTCGCGTTCAAACACCAAAGACCTCTACTGGACCGTCGGCCAGATGCTGACGCATCACGCGTCGAACGGCTGCAACCTGCAGACCGGCGACTTGATCGCGTCGGGCACGGTCAGTGGCCGTGAAAAGTCTGAACGCGGCTGCTTGTTAGAGCTAACCTGGCGTGGCACCGAGCCTATCGATCTGCCGTCCGGCGAGCAGCGGAGATTCCTCGAGGACGGCGATGAGGTCATCATGAAAGGCTACTGCGAACGCGACGGCTTTCGCCGCATTGGCTTTGGCGAATGTCGCGGCCGCGTCTTGCCTGCCGATCAATAG
- a CDS encoding glycosyltransferase family 25 protein — protein MLWPALKEIHDSVLVVTAEGFEDRHENVRRALGAANFEFVYGINKASTSINELKARRVYDESRAIELDRRDKPMTLGAICCSIGHRTAYEKFLATDGKCCLILEDDVRLSEFSDDQIGRIVADAPSDADLIYWGYSLGGRRPRSGILKQAFYHVIRSVGILKYDHTMIRNLYDRPYNEHFDIAGKHLLAHAYTVSRRGAETLINWNTPIALSADANLMYAAMKNDVRGYVSIEQIIDQRSIDPSDTMITLQ, from the coding sequence ATGCTTTGGCCTGCCCTAAAAGAGATCCACGATTCCGTCCTGGTAGTTACGGCCGAAGGATTTGAGGATCGTCACGAGAATGTACGACGAGCGTTGGGAGCGGCCAACTTCGAATTCGTTTATGGTATTAACAAGGCGTCGACATCGATCAACGAACTGAAGGCGCGTCGTGTTTACGATGAGTCGCGTGCGATAGAGCTCGACCGTCGGGACAAGCCGATGACCCTCGGTGCGATCTGCTGTTCGATAGGCCATCGCACAGCCTATGAAAAGTTTCTTGCGACGGATGGCAAGTGTTGTCTGATCCTTGAGGACGATGTGCGGCTGAGCGAGTTTTCGGACGATCAAATAGGACGGATCGTGGCCGATGCTCCGTCGGACGCCGACCTGATCTATTGGGGCTACAGCTTAGGAGGACGTCGTCCGCGGAGCGGCATCTTGAAGCAGGCGTTCTATCACGTGATCCGCAGCGTTGGGATACTGAAATACGACCACACGATGATCCGAAACCTGTATGACCGGCCGTATAACGAGCATTTTGATATCGCGGGGAAACACCTCCTGGCTCATGCTTATACGGTGTCGCGCCGAGGAGCCGAGACGTTGATAAATTGGAACACACCTATTGCTCTCAGCGCTGATGCAAATTTGATGTATGCCGCAATGAAGAATGACGTCCGCGGATACGTCTCAATAGAACAGATCATTGACCAACGAAGCATTGACCCGTCAGACACGATGATCACCTTACAGTGA
- a CDS encoding glycosyltransferase family 25 protein → MSNHKLVQTNASPEGYMLAELLKTLHDKVYVITNAAAEGRQRSAVEQLGGAAFEFVYSVDKSDVSKESLIADGTYDEALAVRSDPKGRTMTLGHICCSIGHQRAYRKMLEDGCARALIFEDDVVTLPVDDAEIERILTNVPANAELIQWGWNGGRFRPPLGHLQQALFHVRRAFGRYPLSHRMIRNLYMRPYNDHFHTASVNFLAHAYTITRSAAETFIRRNTPIRLNADHLFIHAALAGEIRAYVSKAQLFGQRSIDPYDPLESLTQKYY, encoded by the coding sequence GTGTCAAATCACAAACTCGTGCAAACAAACGCTAGCCCTGAAGGCTATATGCTTGCCGAATTGCTAAAAACACTCCACGACAAAGTGTATGTCATCACTAATGCCGCAGCGGAAGGTCGTCAGCGATCGGCGGTCGAACAGCTTGGGGGAGCCGCGTTTGAGTTCGTTTATAGCGTCGATAAGAGTGATGTTTCAAAGGAAAGCCTGATCGCGGACGGAACATACGATGAGGCACTTGCCGTGCGGAGCGATCCAAAGGGACGGACGATGACGCTTGGCCATATCTGCTGTTCGATAGGTCATCAGCGAGCCTATCGAAAGATGCTTGAGGATGGCTGCGCTCGTGCGCTTATCTTCGAGGATGATGTCGTAACCCTTCCGGTCGATGATGCGGAGATCGAAAGGATCCTCACGAATGTGCCGGCTAACGCCGAACTGATCCAATGGGGTTGGAACGGTGGACGTTTCAGGCCGCCGCTGGGGCACCTACAGCAGGCTTTGTTCCACGTCAGGCGCGCATTCGGCCGCTATCCGCTGAGTCATAGGATGATCCGCAACCTGTATATGCGGCCTTACAACGACCACTTTCATACTGCATCGGTCAATTTTCTTGCCCACGCTTACACGATAACGAGATCGGCCGCTGAGACCTTTATCAGGCGGAATACGCCGATCAGGCTCAACGCAGACCATCTGTTCATTCACGCGGCCCTCGCGGGAGAAATTAGGGCCTATGTGTCGAAAGCACAGCTCTTCGGCCAGCGAAGTATCGACCCTTACGATCCGCTCGAATCGCTTACCCAGAAGTACTACTGA
- the fdhD gene encoding formate dehydrogenase accessory sulfurtransferase FdhD, whose amino-acid sequence MGTSPALSEAAVRRVPGESDASDSRDVLAVEEPLEIRLGFADKTHRAISITMRTPGDDGELAAGFLFTEGIITSPEQIRQIRHCGLKIRTGRGVIDRAAALNSNTIRVDLADGVEIDLKRLERHFYTSSSCGVCGKSSIEALRTGVKPLSNNGLTVSDDVIHSLPSRLRKTQSVFDETGGLHASALFTADGMLDIVREDVGRHNALDKIIGRNFLDGGLPLSERVLLVSGRASFELVQKALMAGIPIMAAVGAPSSLAVELANAYGMTLIGFVRDGRFNVYCHPSSVRDN is encoded by the coding sequence GTGGGAACATCTCCGGCATTATCCGAGGCGGCGGTTCGCCGTGTTCCGGGCGAGTCTGATGCGAGTGATTCGAGAGACGTGCTTGCCGTCGAGGAACCGCTCGAGATACGGCTCGGATTCGCTGACAAGACGCATCGCGCGATCTCGATCACAATGCGCACGCCGGGTGATGACGGCGAACTGGCGGCGGGATTTCTATTTACCGAGGGCATCATTACTTCGCCGGAGCAGATCAGGCAGATACGTCATTGCGGCCTCAAGATACGCACCGGAAGGGGCGTTATCGACCGCGCCGCAGCACTCAATTCGAACACAATTCGCGTCGATCTGGCTGATGGTGTTGAGATCGACCTCAAACGGCTCGAGCGGCATTTCTATACCTCGTCGAGTTGCGGCGTTTGCGGTAAATCGTCGATCGAGGCTTTGCGAACGGGCGTCAAACCGTTGTCGAACAACGGTTTGACGGTTAGCGACGATGTAATCCATTCACTTCCGTCGAGGCTACGTAAAACGCAGTCGGTGTTTGACGAGACCGGTGGGCTGCATGCGTCGGCGCTCTTTACGGCTGACGGAATGCTCGATATTGTCCGCGAAGATGTCGGACGGCACAACGCACTCGACAAGATCATCGGACGCAATTTTTTGGACGGCGGACTGCCGTTGTCGGAGCGAGTATTGCTTGTCAGCGGCCGGGCGAGCTTTGAACTGGTGCAAAAGGCCTTGATGGCAGGCATCCCAATAATGGCCGCCGTCGGTGCACCATCGAGCCTGGCCGTCGAGCTCGCAAACGCCTACGGCATGACGCTGATCGGGTTTGTGCGCGACGGACGGTTCAATGTTTACTGTCATCCAAGCAGTGTCCGAGATAACTGA
- a CDS encoding gamma-glutamylcyclotransferase: protein MADRFFVYGTLAPGRPNGHILGDVPGTWEPATVRGSLIQEGWGAEVGYPGIVLSDDGDEVHGFIFTSADLSTHWDRLDEFEGDGYERVLVRATLADGSTVHAHIYIISGVRSDHSGGT, encoded by the coding sequence ATGGCAGACCGATTTTTCGTATACGGCACTTTGGCGCCCGGACGTCCGAACGGGCACATACTCGGGGATGTGCCTGGCACGTGGGAGCCCGCTACGGTTCGAGGAAGTCTGATCCAAGAAGGTTGGGGTGCAGAGGTTGGCTACCCGGGTATCGTGTTGTCCGACGACGGCGATGAAGTGCATGGCTTCATCTTCACCTCGGCGGACCTGTCAACGCACTGGGACCGGCTAGATGAGTTTGAGGGCGATGGCTATGAGCGTGTGCTCGTTCGTGCCACGCTCGCGGACGGATCCACGGTTCATGCACACATTTACATCATTTCCGGCGTGCGTTCGGATCATTCGGGCGGCACCTAA